In one Magallana gigas chromosome 9, xbMagGiga1.1, whole genome shotgun sequence genomic region, the following are encoded:
- the LOC105333723 gene encoding transcription cofactor vestigial-like protein 2 isoform X1, translating to MTSCDTMYQFYNPYFPHKTPSGDFAKFGSSGLTTDHHHIPPGGAYPHSSLLPCPVGERHDALEGGEIDPESQPKSSQYLNPNCVLLSYFSGDTATVVDEHFTRALSQPSSFNLDRNFSSSSFSIKSKAEKPLMCHRKLPPSFWNSAYKPPQLATGSNFDYSRDPYFPSSWYSLQNNWPYRLPPHSHADLGGSLPYSSFDAPGKFGSTYQSLMFPGSYDSRQSKYDFAKNMESLAGSSSYYGLSRLGMDFTGKGNVEPPVTGLEYQLQSARRELCW from the exons ATGACATCCTGCGATACgatgtatcaattctataaccCGTATTTCCCGCATAAAACACCGTCCGGCGATTTTGCG aAGTTTGGTTCCTCTGGGCTGACAACGGATCACCACCATATACCCCCCGGCGGAGCTTACCCTCACAGTTCCTTACTTCCGTGTCCCGTGGGTGAGAGACACGATGCTTTGGAGGGAGGGGAGATAGACCCCGAGTCTCAGCCCAAGTCCTCACAGTACCTGAACCCAAACTGTGTCTTACTGAGTTATTTCTCTGGGGACACGGCCACAGTTGTGGATGAACATTTTACACGTGCGTTGAGCCAACCTAGCAGTTTTAATCTGGATCGAAATTTTAGCAGTTCGTCGTTTTCCATCAAATCCAAAGCAG AAAAACCATTGATGTGCCATAGGAAATTACCCCCTTCATTTTGGAACAGTGCGTATAAACCGCCGCAACTTGCGACCGGAAGTAACTTTGACTACTCACGTGACCCATACTTCCCGTCCTCATGGTACTCACTCCAAAATAACTGGCCCTACAGACTCCCACCCCACAGTCATGCCGACCTCGGGGGGTCGCTCCCCTACTCCTCGTTCGATGCCCCTGGGAAATTCGGATCCACCTATCAATCGTTGATGTTTCCAGGAAGTTACGACTCAAGACAATCTAAATATGACTTTGCAAAAAACATGGAATCCCTAGCGGGGTCAAGTAGTTATTACGGATTGTCCCGGTTAGGGATGGATTTCACGGGCAAAGGAAATGTGGAACCGCCAGTAACAg GTCTTGAGTACCAGCTTCAGTCCGCAAGGCGAGAGTTGTGTTGGTGA
- the LOC105333725 gene encoding serine-rich adhesin for platelets, producing MAAVIFYVWVLLFFISFEKEVECIGGSSHDCYKVDGTTSVKGVYFGYIHVQNQTIGSIQFSNNTGTKCVCRFPNSSFTIQNVTYYGDRNIPTIQSFFDPGCRIVSNSGVQRPGYSCRVNITGVNNNFDVNCSNISIGPTTGPTITSTIDKSSKQTTSPQQTPEISTQTRSTSSLTFTSNTSQTPTSDTSIKSTSKSVSVFTTQTSESSKHSTNPESNHVTTSSVTRTTDFVTHKRQTSTSHHASTTTTSTTRRVPEVSSNQQLVSTSGPENPSLSPTIKSSVEYGISSTAQSTGEHIETTTKHKSERKSDLKLEIIIPLVLAIALIIFIIAVFICIRKQREKKRVFKYEVSPTPSVRSKASDKEEILKYNNEFYSEHGTKHNILYEGEDYCEHGIFNKAFIETHPEAARKKEDERVYAPTLRATGSESETPAEDFVLEDG from the exons ATGGCCGCCGTGATATTCTACGTTTGGGTTCTGCTGTTTTTCATCAGCTTTGAAAAAG AAGTGGAATGTATTGGTGGTTCCAGCCATGATTGCTACAAAGTGGACGGCACCACGAGTGTTAAAG GAGTTTATTTTGGGTACATACACGTGCAGAACCAAACAATCGGCAGCATTCAGTTTTCCAACAACACAGGGACCAAATGTGTCTGTCGATTTCCAAACAGCAGCTTCACAATCCAGAATGTGACTTATTACGGCGATAGAAACATACCCACAATCCAGAGTTTTTTCGATCCAGGATGTCGTATAGTAAGCAACAGCGGGGTGCAAAGACCCGGATATAGCTGTCGTGTCAACATCACCGGAGTCAACAACAATTTTG ACGTGAATTGCTCAAACATTAGCATCGGACCAACAACTGGCCCAACAATCACTTCAACCATTGATAAATCTTCAAAGCAGACGACAAGTCCACAACAGACTCCAGAAATATCAACCCAGACTCGGTCAACATCATCCTTAACATTTACATCAAACACATCCCAAACCCCGACCTCAGATACATCAATCAAATCAACGTCCAAATCGGTATCTGTTTTTACGACACAGACGAGCGAGTCTTCTAAACACTCAACCAACCCCGAGTCTAATCACGTGACTACTTCATCTGTTACTCGGACAACTGATTTTGTAACGCACAAACGACAAACATCAACCTCTCATCATGCATCAACGACAACAACTAGTACAACTAGAAGAGTACCAGAAGTCTCGTCTAATCAACAACTGGTGTCAACTTCCGGACCCGAGAATCCGTCGTTGTCCCCAACAATCAAGTCTTCTGTCGAGTATGGAATCTCCTCTACAGCCCAGTCAACGGGCGAACACATTGAAACCACGACAAAACACAAATCAGAAAGAAAAAGTGATCTAAAAC TGGAGATTATTATCCCCCTTGTTCTCGCCATAGCATTGATCATCTTTATCATTGCTGTGTTTATTTGTATAAG GAAACAACGTGAAAAGAAGCGGGTGTTCAAGTATGAAGTCTCACCAACACCGAGCGTGCGCAGTAAAGCTTCCGACAAGGAAGAGATCTTGAAAtacaataatgaattttataGTGAACACGGAACGAAACATAACATTCTGTACGAGGGAGAGGACTACTGCGAGCACGGTATATTCAATAAAGCTTTTATCGAGACGCACCCCGAGGCAGCGAGGAAGAAGGAGGATGAGAGAGTCTATGCACCGACGTTACGCGCAACTGGGAGTGAATCTGAAACTCCCGCGGAGGATTTCGTATTAGAAGATGGATAA
- the LOC105333723 gene encoding transcription cofactor vestigial-like protein 2 isoform X3, producing MFRYRTKFGSSGLTTDHHHIPPGGAYPHSSLLPCPVGERHDALEGGEIDPESQPKSSQYLNPNCVLLSYFSGDTATVVDEHFTRALSQPSSFNLDRNFSSSSFSIKSKAEKPLMCHRKLPPSFWNSAYKPPQLATGSNFDYSRDPYFPSSWYSLQNNWPYRLPPHSHADLGGSLPYSSFDAPGKFGSTYQSLMFPGSYDSRQSKYDFAKNMESLAGSSSYYGLSRLGMDFTGKGNVEPPVTGLEYQLQSARRELCW from the exons ATGTTTCGGTACAGAACG aAGTTTGGTTCCTCTGGGCTGACAACGGATCACCACCATATACCCCCCGGCGGAGCTTACCCTCACAGTTCCTTACTTCCGTGTCCCGTGGGTGAGAGACACGATGCTTTGGAGGGAGGGGAGATAGACCCCGAGTCTCAGCCCAAGTCCTCACAGTACCTGAACCCAAACTGTGTCTTACTGAGTTATTTCTCTGGGGACACGGCCACAGTTGTGGATGAACATTTTACACGTGCGTTGAGCCAACCTAGCAGTTTTAATCTGGATCGAAATTTTAGCAGTTCGTCGTTTTCCATCAAATCCAAAGCAG AAAAACCATTGATGTGCCATAGGAAATTACCCCCTTCATTTTGGAACAGTGCGTATAAACCGCCGCAACTTGCGACCGGAAGTAACTTTGACTACTCACGTGACCCATACTTCCCGTCCTCATGGTACTCACTCCAAAATAACTGGCCCTACAGACTCCCACCCCACAGTCATGCCGACCTCGGGGGGTCGCTCCCCTACTCCTCGTTCGATGCCCCTGGGAAATTCGGATCCACCTATCAATCGTTGATGTTTCCAGGAAGTTACGACTCAAGACAATCTAAATATGACTTTGCAAAAAACATGGAATCCCTAGCGGGGTCAAGTAGTTATTACGGATTGTCCCGGTTAGGGATGGATTTCACGGGCAAAGGAAATGTGGAACCGCCAGTAACAg GTCTTGAGTACCAGCTTCAGTCCGCAAGGCGAGAGTTGTGTTGGTGA
- the LOC105333723 gene encoding transcription cofactor vestigial-like protein 2 isoform X2 — protein MLEFSGIHTRERKANIPQASTDVSKFGSSGLTTDHHHIPPGGAYPHSSLLPCPVGERHDALEGGEIDPESQPKSSQYLNPNCVLLSYFSGDTATVVDEHFTRALSQPSSFNLDRNFSSSSFSIKSKAEKPLMCHRKLPPSFWNSAYKPPQLATGSNFDYSRDPYFPSSWYSLQNNWPYRLPPHSHADLGGSLPYSSFDAPGKFGSTYQSLMFPGSYDSRQSKYDFAKNMESLAGSSSYYGLSRLGMDFTGKGNVEPPVTGLEYQLQSARRELCW, from the exons ATGTTGGAATTTTCCGGCATACATACCAGAGAGAGGAAAGCAAACATACCACAAGCATCTACCGATGTTTCG aAGTTTGGTTCCTCTGGGCTGACAACGGATCACCACCATATACCCCCCGGCGGAGCTTACCCTCACAGTTCCTTACTTCCGTGTCCCGTGGGTGAGAGACACGATGCTTTGGAGGGAGGGGAGATAGACCCCGAGTCTCAGCCCAAGTCCTCACAGTACCTGAACCCAAACTGTGTCTTACTGAGTTATTTCTCTGGGGACACGGCCACAGTTGTGGATGAACATTTTACACGTGCGTTGAGCCAACCTAGCAGTTTTAATCTGGATCGAAATTTTAGCAGTTCGTCGTTTTCCATCAAATCCAAAGCAG AAAAACCATTGATGTGCCATAGGAAATTACCCCCTTCATTTTGGAACAGTGCGTATAAACCGCCGCAACTTGCGACCGGAAGTAACTTTGACTACTCACGTGACCCATACTTCCCGTCCTCATGGTACTCACTCCAAAATAACTGGCCCTACAGACTCCCACCCCACAGTCATGCCGACCTCGGGGGGTCGCTCCCCTACTCCTCGTTCGATGCCCCTGGGAAATTCGGATCCACCTATCAATCGTTGATGTTTCCAGGAAGTTACGACTCAAGACAATCTAAATATGACTTTGCAAAAAACATGGAATCCCTAGCGGGGTCAAGTAGTTATTACGGATTGTCCCGGTTAGGGATGGATTTCACGGGCAAAGGAAATGTGGAACCGCCAGTAACAg GTCTTGAGTACCAGCTTCAGTCCGCAAGGCGAGAGTTGTGTTGGTGA